Proteins found in one Quercus robur chromosome 2, dhQueRobu3.1, whole genome shotgun sequence genomic segment:
- the LOC126712417 gene encoding uncharacterized protein LOC126712417, whose product MANLLRLLKQWPTLHHHHCYTSATLHHIFTSPLLPLTSQTLSPLPPPLSLTTVPSSRRNVHLKSRGLRLHNEPTSSDLESSDSDSDSKKSRNQLKREARRAVLWGMDLASFSNRQIRRILRVASLDEEVFEAIMLAKRLGSDVREGKRRQFNYIGKLLREVQPELMDTLIQATKDGDESRLRALSDSLIIEDDDEEAEEMEEDVEEEGSDECISIATRWSEGLINKDIKITNEVYSVQSVEFDRQDLRKLIRRVHSIQDQQATSTEENKKEIDAAMMAARRSLNRFLHSLAKQMPSD is encoded by the exons ATGGCTAATCTGTTGCGGCTTCTAAAGCAATGGCCGACATTGCACCACCACCACTGCTACACCTCCGCAACACTACATCACATCTTCACCTCACCCTTACTACCACTCACATCACaaactctctctcctcttcctcCACCTCTCTCACTAACCACAGTGCCTTCATCTCGTCGCAACGTCCATCTCAAATCACGCGGACTCAGATTGCACAACGAACCAACATCGTCCGATCTCGAATCGAGCGACTCAGACTCCGATTCAAAAAAGAGCCGAAACCAGCTGAAACGCGAGGCTCGCCGCGCTGTCCTTTGGGGCATGGACCTCGCTTCTTTCTCTAACCGTCAAATCAGACGTATCCTCAG AGTGGCTTCTCTCGACGAAGAGGTTTTCGAAGCTATAATGCTAGCGAAG AGATTAGGGTCTGATGTTCGAGAAGGAAAGCGAAGGCAGTTCAATTATATTG GTAAACTGCTACGGGAAGTGCAACCTGAATTGATGGATACTTTAATCCAGGCTACAAAAGATGGTGATGAGAGTAGGCTGCGGGCTTTGAGTGATTCACTGATCATTGAAGATGACGATGAAGAAGCTGAAGAAATGGAAGAAGACGTGGAAGAGGAG GGGTCTGATGAATGCATCAGCATAGCAACCAGATGGTCTGAAGGTCTGATCAATAAGGACATAAAAATCACCAATGAAGTTTACTCTGTTCAGAGTGTTGAATTTGACCGTCAG GACTTGCGTAAACTTATCCGGAGAGTGCACTCAATTCAAGATCAGCAGGCCACCTCTACTGaggaaaacaagaaagaaatagaTGCAGCAATGATGGCTGCCAGACGGTCCCTCAACCGCTTCCTTCATTCACTTGCGAAGCAAATGCCAAGTGATTAA